Proteins co-encoded in one Hymenobacter swuensis DY53 genomic window:
- a CDS encoding TlpA disulfide reductase family protein, which translates to MLTALFPWLLTAAVAPPAYVLQGQLTGVPAGTTIYLTHYQSGWQTLDSATVDAAGHCELRGQLADPILASLKVSGQKVIYQLPLHPGDQLSFTLEQEPQKQFLRFKARGSVGVEQWQQFQQDIYPQMFGVAQLPAKNRGLRELRALVRRTPDTFLAAYLTKNYLSRQASQQAFVDSMTTVLAQRQPALAEAQALATRTHTAALTEKGGEPAPDFTLPTATGPSFTLSSLRGKYVLVDFWASWCGPCRAENPRLRTLYQQYQAKGLEIVSVSVDADGGKWRKAVGQDQLPWTQVPDLKGWDSPAAQLYGVLAVPTTVLIAPDGLILSRNLRGEALEKRLSKLLP; encoded by the coding sequence ATGCTTACTGCGTTATTTCCCTGGCTGCTGACGGCGGCCGTTGCGCCGCCTGCCTATGTACTGCAGGGCCAGCTGACCGGCGTACCGGCCGGTACGACTATCTACCTCACCCATTACCAGAGCGGCTGGCAGACGCTGGACTCGGCCACGGTGGACGCGGCGGGCCATTGTGAGCTGCGCGGGCAGCTGGCGGACCCCATTCTGGCCTCTTTGAAGGTAAGCGGGCAGAAGGTAATATACCAGCTGCCCCTGCACCCCGGCGACCAGCTCAGCTTCACGTTGGAGCAGGAGCCCCAAAAACAGTTTCTGCGGTTTAAAGCCCGGGGCTCGGTAGGCGTGGAACAATGGCAGCAGTTTCAGCAGGATATCTATCCGCAGATGTTCGGGGTGGCCCAGCTGCCGGCTAAAAACCGGGGCCTGCGGGAGTTGCGCGCCTTGGTGCGCCGCACGCCGGATACCTTTCTGGCAGCCTACCTCACCAAAAATTACCTCAGCCGCCAGGCCAGCCAGCAGGCATTTGTCGATTCTATGACCACGGTGCTGGCCCAGCGGCAACCGGCCCTGGCCGAAGCCCAGGCGCTGGCCACCCGCACCCACACGGCGGCCCTCACCGAAAAGGGCGGCGAACCGGCTCCAGATTTCACCCTGCCCACGGCCACCGGCCCCTCGTTCACGCTCAGCAGCCTGCGCGGCAAGTATGTGCTGGTTGATTTCTGGGCCAGCTGGTGCGGCCCCTGCCGCGCCGAAAACCCGCGTCTGCGTACCCTGTATCAGCAGTACCAGGCTAAGGGGCTGGAAATCGTGAGCGTATCGGTGGATGCGGACGGCGGCAAATGGCGCAAAGCTGTGGGGCAGGACCAGCTGCCCTGGACGCAGGTGCCGGATCTGAAAGGTTGGGACTCGCCGGCAGCGCAGCTCTACGGGGTGCTGGCCGTGCCCACCACTGTGCTCATTGCTCCCGATGGCCTTATCCTGTCGCGCAACCTGCGGGGGGAGGCGCTGGAGAAACGGTTGAGCAAACTGCTGCCGTAG
- a CDS encoding acyl-CoA thioesterase, translating to MLRKQKPVQDSFVRMTELVLPNDTNTLNNLMGGRMMHLMDVCAAISAQRHSNRIVVTASVDNVSFREGIKLGSVVTLESQVTRSFSSSMEVHINVWAEDIPSGTKIKSNEAFLTFVAVDQSGRPIDVPDAVPSTEEEIALYEGALRRRQLRLVLGGRMNPHEATELKALFELE from the coding sequence ATGCTGCGCAAACAGAAGCCGGTGCAAGACTCGTTCGTCCGAATGACCGAACTGGTGCTCCCCAACGATACCAATACACTTAATAACCTCATGGGCGGCCGCATGATGCACCTGATGGACGTATGCGCGGCCATTTCGGCCCAGCGCCACTCCAACCGCATTGTGGTAACCGCCTCCGTGGATAACGTCTCGTTCCGGGAAGGTATTAAGCTGGGCAGCGTGGTTACGCTCGAGTCTCAGGTGACGCGCTCCTTCAGCTCCAGCATGGAAGTGCACATCAACGTGTGGGCCGAGGATATTCCGAGCGGCACCAAAATTAAGAGCAACGAGGCCTTTCTCACCTTCGTGGCCGTCGACCAATCGGGCCGCCCCATTGACGTGCCCGACGCCGTGCCGTCAACAGAGGAGGAAATTGCGCTGTACGAAGGTGCCCTGCGCCGTCGTCAGTTGCGCCTGGTGTTGGGTGGCCGCATGAACCCGCACGAAGCCACCGAGCTGAAAGCGTTGTTCGAGCTGGAATAA
- a CDS encoding TlpA disulfide reductase family protein: protein MMHKMKSLLYLGALLGMANACNKNTTPTTGGTDATGYQLNGQLQNAPAGTKVYLAELGETQFVSRDTATVDEKGQFKFAGTLPETGLYQVKTSDQNQALVVLGNGSRLELTGDAQKLAATYAVKGSPDSELLRQVNQALQTSQQQMQQLMPRLEQRYTQAAQAGRQDSMQAIQRQAELVQSMGQREVVRLVRQNPGSIVSGFVVSSVLNPDENFTLADSVATQLKTSQPNSRYTKALVARLEPLRATAVGTTAPEISLAAPDGKALPLTSLRGKYVLIDFWASWCGPCRRENPNVVKAYNKFKGKGFEIYGVSFDQDRAKWLKAIEADGLVWKHVSDLKGWESAAGQTYGIKSIPASILLDPQGRIIGKNLRGEALEAKLASVLK, encoded by the coding sequence ATGATGCACAAAATGAAGAGCCTGCTCTACCTGGGTGCCCTGCTGGGCATGGCCAATGCCTGCAATAAGAACACTACGCCCACTACCGGCGGCACCGATGCCACGGGGTACCAGCTCAATGGTCAACTCCAGAATGCTCCGGCTGGCACTAAGGTGTACCTGGCCGAACTGGGTGAAACCCAGTTTGTGTCGCGTGATACGGCCACGGTGGACGAGAAGGGCCAGTTTAAATTTGCCGGCACCCTGCCCGAAACCGGCCTTTATCAGGTGAAAACCTCCGACCAGAACCAAGCCCTGGTAGTGCTCGGCAACGGCAGTCGTCTGGAGCTGACCGGCGACGCGCAGAAGCTGGCCGCCACCTACGCCGTGAAAGGCTCCCCCGATTCGGAGCTGCTGCGCCAGGTAAACCAAGCCCTGCAAACCAGCCAGCAGCAGATGCAGCAACTGATGCCCCGCCTGGAGCAGCGGTACACCCAGGCCGCCCAGGCCGGCCGCCAGGACTCGATGCAGGCCATTCAGCGGCAGGCTGAGCTGGTGCAAAGCATGGGCCAGCGCGAAGTGGTTCGACTGGTGCGCCAGAATCCGGGCTCCATCGTGTCGGGCTTTGTGGTGAGCAGCGTGCTGAACCCCGATGAGAACTTCACGCTGGCCGATTCGGTGGCTACCCAACTAAAAACCAGCCAGCCTAACTCGCGCTACACCAAGGCCCTGGTGGCCCGCCTGGAGCCGCTGCGGGCTACCGCTGTTGGTACCACGGCCCCCGAAATCAGCCTGGCCGCCCCCGATGGGAAAGCCCTGCCGCTGACCAGCCTGCGCGGTAAGTATGTACTCATCGACTTCTGGGCCAGCTGGTGCGGCCCCTGCCGCCGCGAAAACCCCAATGTGGTGAAGGCCTACAACAAGTTCAAAGGCAAAGGCTTCGAAATCTACGGCGTGTCGTTTGATCAGGACCGCGCCAAGTGGCTCAAGGCTATTGAAGCCGACGGCCTCGTCTGGAAGCACGTTTCGGACCTGAAGGGCTGGGAGTCGGCCGCCGGCCAGACCTACGGCATCAAGTCCATTCCCGCCTCCATTCTGCTCGACCCCCAGGGCCGCATCATCGGTAAAAACCTGCGTGGTGAGGCATTGGAAGCTAAACTGGCTTCGGTGCTGAAGTAA
- a CDS encoding peroxiredoxin family protein: MRYAAFGFLAVLMGCQRPLAPAAPTTAATGALPAALVWRGPDFTLSTAAGQPFMLSSLRGWYVLLDFWAIGCVPCAAETPNLRKLYGQFHSRGLEIVRVSLDEDPARWHEAVAADTLGWLHVSDGRGLRGAAARAYRVRTLPFSVLLSPEGQVLATDLYGRVMGQKISGYIPLD, from the coding sequence ATGCGTTATGCTGCTTTTGGGTTTTTAGCCGTGCTCATGGGCTGCCAGCGGCCTTTGGCACCGGCCGCACCAACTACTGCGGCAACGGGTGCACTACCCGCCGCCCTGGTCTGGCGTGGCCCCGACTTTACCTTGTCCACGGCCGCTGGTCAGCCGTTCATGCTCAGCAGCCTGCGCGGCTGGTACGTGCTGCTTGATTTCTGGGCCATCGGGTGCGTACCCTGCGCGGCCGAAACCCCTAATCTGCGCAAACTCTACGGGCAGTTTCACTCGCGGGGGCTGGAAATCGTGCGCGTGTCGCTGGACGAGGACCCGGCCCGCTGGCACGAGGCCGTGGCCGCCGATACACTGGGGTGGCTCCACGTCTCGGACGGGCGGGGCCTACGCGGCGCGGCGGCCCGGGCCTACCGGGTCCGGACGCTGCCGTTCTCGGTACTGCTGAGTCCAGAGGGACAGGTGCTGGCTACCGATCTGTACGGCCGGGTCATGGGCCAGAAGATTTCCGGGTACATCCCGCTAGATTAA